A section of the Suncus etruscus isolate mSunEtr1 chromosome X, mSunEtr1.pri.cur, whole genome shotgun sequence genome encodes:
- the LOC125999309 gene encoding ribosomal biogenesis factor-like, with amino-acid sequence MARNKLRGPKTSNVFQIANQKNFKAKGKAKPVTTNLKKINILNDEKVNRVNKAFVDIQKELAHFSKGLCLEPLQKKLFPQKCHENDPVSVDEAVRLMAKL; translated from the coding sequence ATGGCCAGAAACAAACTAAGAGGTCCTAAGACCAGTAATGTATTTCAAATAGCCAACCAGAAAAACTTTAAGGCTAAAGGCAAAGCAAAACCAGTTACCACTAATCTTAAAAAGATAAACATCCTAAATGATGAAAAAGTAAATAGAGTGAATAAGGCTTTTGTAGACATACAAAAGGAACTTGCACATTTCTCAAAAGGCCTTTGTCTTGAACCTCTGCAGAAAAAGCTGTTTCCTCAGAAGTGTCATGAAAATGATCCAGTCAGTGTTGATGAAGCTGTAAGGTTAATGGCTAAGTTGTAA